A section of the Pseudorasbora parva isolate DD20220531a chromosome 2, ASM2467924v1, whole genome shotgun sequence genome encodes:
- the ints1 gene encoding integrator complex subunit 1 isoform X1, with protein MNRPKPTSIRRPSNTKPSGHPPPGDFIALGAKSQGSEPKANPALLKPPSTVLPPDRKREASSSLPSSSGLSSLSKRPKHSTTPPSALSRLAEVAAVDKRSISPSIKEPSVVPIEVSPAVLLDEIEAAESEGNDDRIEGVLCGAVKQLKMNRAKPDMTLYLSLMFLAKIKPNVFATEGVIEALCSLLRRDASINFKAKGNNLVSVLACNLLMAAYEEDENWPEIFVKVYIEDSLGERIWVDSSHCKTFVDNIQTAFTTKMPPKSMLLQTETGRSGGDLSAGNSPHPSTPDEDEGQTELLIAEEKLSPEDDGQVMPRYEELAESVEEYVLDVLKDQLNRRQPMDNVSRNLLRLLTATCGFKEVRLMAVQRLEMWLQNPKLTRPAQDLLMSLCMNCNTHGSDDMEVISNLIKIRLKPKVLLNHYMLCVRELLNAHRDNLGTMVKFVIFNELSNARNPNNMQVLHTVLQHSPEQAPKFLAMVFQDLLTNKDDYLRASRALLREIIKQTKHEINFQSFCLGLMQERKEASYVDMEFKERFVIQVTDLLTVSMMLGITAQVKEAGIAWDKGEKKTNTKTKGRTRRESGNCTDLEALRSFQNQIAAIQRDAVWWLHSVVPTISKVAPKDYVHCLHKVLFTEQPETYYKWDNWPPESDRNFFLRLCSEVPLLEDTLMRILVIGLSRDLPLGPADAMELADHLVKRAAGVQCDGNTALLDRDLEVLRVERIQLIDAVLNLCTYHHPENIQLPAGYQPPNLAISTLYWKAWLLLLVVAAFNPQKIGLAAWDGYPTLKMLMEMVMTNNYSYPPCTVADEETKTEMINRELQSSQKERQEILAFESHLAAASTKQTITENNSLLLSQLTSLDPKGPPRRPPPLVLDQVKTLNQSLRLGHLLCRSRNPDFLLNIIQRQASSQSMPWLADLVQSSEGSLDVLPVQCLCEFLLHDAADDASSIDDEEEGESKEQRAKKRQRQQKQRQLLGRLQDLLLGPKADEQTTCEVLDYFLRRLSSSQVASRVLAMKGLSLVLTEGGLRDGEERDQLMEEDSRDAELLPGYQWLLQDLPKLPLFDSVRGLTASALQQAIHMETDPQTISAYLIYLSQNAPVEEQSLHNDLALDVARLIVERSTIMNCLFAKHSCRPESEAVLSALIFIFSAYIRRMRKTKEGEDLYSWSESQDQVFLRWTTGETATMHILVVHAMVILLTLGPPKGESEFYILLDIWFPDKKPLPTAFLVDTSEEALLLPDWLKLRMIRSEVSRLVDAALQDLEPQQLLLFVQSFGIPVSSMSKLLQYLDQAVSHDPQTLEQNIMDKNYMAHLVEVQHERGATGGHTFHSLLSSSLPSRRDSSEVSRAKVTIETPHGSVKMRAVSQVPVIGPEDDLTGILLQLFPLKVDPRWPPPPVRPLSLALQQTLAQEVLRARQGHIQQDGAAGRLLQALAALLNSAHAGALVMAMHHSHTISCPLLRQLHLYQRLVTQDVGFSSLFFNGVVQMLTWLENSAVETGPLHSLLKSLAAQYSHKHRIADVRTGFLHLAEALAYRRDSEVAARGIIASLRAGEKCNAEPELIRKVLQGLMEVKSPYLEELLSLLMTIGIENGTPGNTAGPVAMVISLLLQETEERGVKIEVDSKITESKKPGSCSGLLVDWLELLDPEVTSVCSDLQQKLLFAQNKAKSSSVSVAPSYRPYLLALLTHQSNWSTLHQCISSLLNKHREQRLDPTSALDFLWACSHIPRIWQGRDQKTPQKRTEQFVLKLCSEELISLVDLILYESELSCRDSATTKSALDQVSCSLLQSRLPLLHSCLHSDLDNVKKVSEYLISCVKKWGDSIMSKRCQTLLLQIYLHFPEVIQHIRLPDATLSAEGAADGSTCKLDVLVHRLIALLADTGDSKSAESRVSDANLACRKLAVSHPVLLLRHLPMIAALLHGRIHLNLHEIRQQTHLTFFGDVLAVLELLQPLVFHSDHQRALQDCLLSFIKVLQNFRRSSRMPIINKFVQFIQKYITHDAASAVPFLQKHSDVLQGLSTENPDMVQLKSLLAGLTLPVKSGSSESSAEDRDAEDSSSGSLPLVNISASMPLTAADMTKCLKKISKGEALEDVFEGLTEVDEKSKRNPEIIQYFVNDLQRLMSSPEEVCRNMAFSLALRCIQNVPSMAAEFLPTFMYCLGSGNFDVVQTALRNLPEYVLLCQEHADILLHKAFLVGIYGQIDTSSMIAESMKVLRMEATT; from the exons ATGAATCGACCAAAGCCAACAAGCATTAGGCGTCCTAGTAACACCAAACCATCAG GTCACCCACCTCCAGGGGATTTCATTGCTCTTGGTGCGAAGAGTCAAGGCAGTGAGCCCAAAGCAAATCCAGCTCTCTTGAAACCACCTTCCACCGTTTTGCCCCCAGACCGCAAGAGAGAGGCATCTTCATCCCTGCCCTCTTCCTCCGGCCTCTCCAGTCTTTCCAAACGCCCCAAGCACTCTACTACTCCACCCAGTGCCCTCTCACGCCTCGCTGAAGTGGCTGCTGTTGACAAAAGATCAATATCACCTTCAATCAAAGAGCCATCTGTAGTTCCGATTGAAG TGTCGCCTGCTGTTCTTCTCGATGAGATTGAGGCAGCGGAGTCAGAGGGTAATGATGACCGCATTGAGGGTGTGCTCTGCGGGGCTGTCAAACagctgaagatgaacagagccAAGCCTGACATGACGCTGTATCTCAGCCTCATGTTTCTGGCCAAAATCAAGCCCAATGTATTTGCTACAGAGGGTGTGATTGAG GCTCTTTGCAGTTTGCTCCGCCGTGATGCCTCGATTAACTTTAAGGCCAAGGGGAATAACCTGGTGTCCGTGTTGGCCTGTAACCTGTTGATGGCCGCCTATGAGGAGGATGAAAACTGGCCTGAGATATTTGTCAAA GTCTACATTGAGGACTCTCTAGGTGAGCGAATCTGGGTGGACAGctcacactgtaaaacatttgttGATAACATCCAGACTGCCTTCACAACAAAGATGCCTCCTAAGAGCATGCTGCTCCAGACAGAAACGGGACGGTCAGGGGGCGACCTCAGTGCAG GAAACAGCCCTCATCCTTCCACTCCAGATGAAGATGAAGGTCAGACGGAGCTTCTTATTGCTGAAGAGAAACTCAGCCCAGAGGATGATGGACAGGTCATGCCCAG GTATGAAGAGCTGGCTGAAAGTGTGGAGGAGTATGTGTTAGATGTTTTGAAGGACCAGCTGAATCGTCGCCAACCCATGGACAACGTGTCCAGGAACCTTTTGCGCCTTCTCACGGCCACCTGTGGTTTTAAAGAGGTCCGACTGATGGCCGTGCAGAGACTCGAGATGTGGTTACAGAATCCTAAG CTAACTCGGCCAGCACAGGATCTTCTCATGTCTCTGTGCATGAACTGTAATACACACGGCTCAGACGACATGGAGGTCATCTCGAACCTCATCAAGATCCGCCTCAAACCTAAAGTTCTCCTCAACCACTACATGCTGTGTGTCAG GGAACTTCTGAATGCTCACAGAGATAATCTGGGCACCATGGTGAAGTTTGTGATCTTTAATGAGCTGTCAAATGCCAGAAATCCCAATAATATGCAAGTCCTCCATACAGTTCTGCAACATAGCCCAGAGCAGGCACCCAAG TTTCTGGCAATGGTGTTCCAGGACTTGCTGACCAACAAGGATGACTACCTGCGGGCATCACGGGCCTTGCTAAGGGAAATCATTAAACAGACCAAACATGAGATCAACTTCCAGTCCTTCTGTTTAGGCCTCATGCAAGAGAGGAAAGAGGCTAGTTACGTGGACATGGAGTTTAAA GAGCGTTTTGTCATCCAAGTGACGGACCTCTTGACGGTGTCCATGATGTTGGGGATTACGGCTCAGGTCAAAGAGGCCGGCATTGCGTGGGACAAAGGAGAGAAGAAGA CTAATACCAAGACCAAAGGCCGCACTAGGAGAGAGAGTGGCAACTGCACTG ATCTGGAAGCACTGAGGTCCTTTCAAAACCAGATCGCTGCCATTCAGAGAGATGCTGTGTGGTGGCTACACTCTGTGGTTCCCACCATCAGTAAAGTGGCACCTAAAGACTATGTGCACTG TCTTCACAAGGTGCTTTTCACAGAGCAGCCTGAGACCTATTACAAATGGGACAACTGGCCACCTGAGAGTGACAGAAA TTTCTTTCTCCGGCTGTGCTCTGAGGTTCCTCTGCTGGAGGACACGCTGATGCGCATCTTGGTGATCGGTCTCTCTCGTGATTTGCCCCTGGGCCCAGCTGACGCCATGGAGCTGGCCGATCATCTGGTGAAAAGAGCTGCGGGAGTTCAGTGTGATGGTAATACAGCACTCCTTGATAG AGATTTGGAAGTGTTGCGAGTCGAGAGGATCCAGCTAATTGATGCTGTACTGAACCTTTGCACCTACCATCACCCAGAGAACATCCAGCTTCCTGCAGG GTATCAACCTCCAAATTTGGCCATATCAACCCTTTACTGGAAGGCCTGGCTCCTGCTGCTTGTGGTGGCAGCATTCAACCCGCAGAAAATCG GGTTGGCAGCGTGGGATGGTTACCCCACTCTGAAAATGCTCATGGAGATGGTTATGACAAA TAACTACTCCTACCCTCCGTGCACGGTGGCCGACGAGGAGACCAAAACAGAGATGATCAATCGAGAGCTGCAGAGCTCTCAAAAGGAGCGGCAGGAAATCCTGGCCTTTGAGAGCCACCTGGCAGCTGCCTCCACCAAGCAGACCATAACAGAGAACAACAGCCTTCTGCTTTCCCAGCTCACCAGCCTGGACCCCAA GGGACCCCCACGTAGACCACCTCCTCTTGTCCTGGATCAAGTGAAAACTCTAAACCAGTCTTTGCGCCTGGGCCATTTGCTCTGCCGCAGCCGCAACCCTGACTTCCTGCTCAATATCATCCAGAGACAA GCCTCCTCTCAGTCTATGCCGTGGCTGGCTGATCTTGTCCAGTCCAGTGAAGGGTCGTTGGATGTGCTGCCTGTTCAGTGCCTGTGTGAATTCCTCCTTCATGACGCTGCTGATGATGCCTCTTCCATTGATGATGAGGAGGAAGGAGAGAGCAAAGAGCAGAGAGCTAAGAAAAGACAG AGACAGCAGAAACAGAGGCAGCTTCTTGGGCGGCTGCAGGACCTCCTGCTGGGTCCCAAGGCTGATGAACAGACCACATGCGAGGTCTTGGACTACTTCCTGCGCCGTCTCAGTTCTTCTCAGGTGGCCTCTAGAGTGCTGGCCATGAAG GGTTTGTCTCTGGTGCTGACGGAGGGAGGATTaagagatggagaggagaggGATCAGCTCATGGAGGAGGACTCCAGAGACGCAGAGTTACTGCCAGGCTACCAGTGGCTCCTTCAGGACCTCCCCAAACTGCCTCTGTTTGACAGCGTGCGAGGATTAACGGCCAGCGCTTTACAGCAG GCCATTCACATGGAGACAGATCCTCAAACCATCAGTGCATACCTGATTTACCTATCCCAGAATGCACCGGTGGAGGAGCAGTCCCTTCACAATGACCTTGCCCTA GATGTGGCTCGCCTGATAGTGGAACGTTCCACTATAATGAACTGCCTGTTCGCCAAGCACTCCTGCAGGCCAGAGTCTGAAGCCGTTCTCTCTGCTCTCATCTTCATCTTCTCTGCGTACATTCGTCGTATGAGGAAGACAAAAGAGGGAGAGGACCTCTACAGCTGG TCAGAGTCTCAGGATCAAGTGTTCCTGCGATGGACCACAGGAGAAACGGCCACCATGCACATTCTGGTAGTCCATGCTATGGTCATCCTGCTCACGCTGGGACCTCCCAAAG GAGAAAGTGAGTTCTATATACTGCTGGATATTTGGTTTCCTGATAAAAAGCCCCTACCAACTGCATTCCTGGTTGACACGTCTGAGGAGGCCCTTCTTTTGCCAGATTGGCTGAAATTAAGAATGATCCGTTCTGAGGTTTCCCGATTGGTCGATGCAG CCCTACAGGATCTGGAGCCCCAGCAGCTGCTGTTATTCGTCCAGTCCTTCGGGATCCCCGTCTCCAGCATGAGCAAACTGCTGCAGTATCTGGACCAGGCCGTGTCCCATGATCCCCAGACACTGGAGCAAAACATCATGGACAAGA ACTACATGGCTCATCTAGTGGAAGTCCAGCATGAGAGAGGAGCCACGGGTGGTCACACGTTTCACAGTTTACTCAGTTCTTCGCTTCCTTCACGGAGAG ACAGCTCAGAGGTGAGCAGAGCTAAGGTTACCATAGAAACGCCCCATGGCTCCGTAAAGATGAGAGCAGTTAGTCAGGTGCCAGTGATCGGCCCCGAGGATGATCTCACTGGGATCCTACTACAG CTCTTCCCTCTGAAGGTGGATCCTCGCTGGCCTCCACCCCCGGTCCGACCATTGTCATTAGCTCTGCAGCAGACGCTGGCCCAGGAGGTTCTGCGGGCACGGCAGGGTCACATCCAGCAGGATGGTGCCGCCGGTCGACTCCTACAAGCCTTGGCAGCCCTTCTAAACTCCGCCCACGCTGGAGCCCTGGTCATGGCAATGCACCACAGCCATACGATCTCCTGTCCCCTACTGCGCCAACTCCATCTTTACCAG CGGTTGGTGACTCAGGATGTTGGCTTCTCATCACTGTTCTTCAACGGCGTTGTGCAGATGTTGACGTGGTTGGAGAACTCAGCGGTAGAGACTGGGCCACTCCACAGTCTGCTGAAATCTCTGGCAGCTCAGTACTCTCACAAACATCGCATCGCAGATG TTCGGACAGGATTTCTGCACTTGGCTGAAGCGCTGGCTTACAGGCGAGACTCTGAAGTGGCCGCAAGGGGCATTATTGCCTCTCTGAGAGCTGGAGAAAAATGCAACGCAGAACCTGAACTCATACGAAAAG TGTTGCAGGGTCTCATGGAGGTGAAGTCTCCATATCTAGAAGAGCTGTTATCCTTGCTTATGACCATTGGTATCGAGAACGGAACCCCAGGAAACACAGCGGGCCCCGTTGCCATGGTTATCTCTCTGCTGCTGCAGGAAACAGAGGAACGAGGGGTGAAAATAGAAGTGGATTCCAAAAT CACTGAGTCAAAGAAGCCTGGCTCGTGTTCAGGGCTTTTGGTCGACTGGCTGGAGTTGCTTGACCCAGAGGTGACATCTGTGTGTTCAGATCTTCAGCAGAAGCTGCTTTTCGCTCAGAACAAG GCTAAAAGCAGCAGTGTGAGTGTGGCCCCCTCCTACAGGCCATACCTGTTGGCCCTCCTTACTCACCAGTCCAACTGGAGCACCTTACATCAGTGCATCAGCTCTCTGCTCAACAAACACAGAGAGCAGAG ACTGGACCCAACCTCAGCTCTGGACTTTCTGTGGGCCTGCAGTCACATTCCCCGCATCTGGCAGGGGCGAGATCAGAAAACTCCTCAG AAGCGTACCGAGCAGTTTGTGTTGAAGCTGTGTTCTGAGGAGCTCATTAGTCTGGTggacctcatcctgtatgagtCAGAGCTGAGCTGCCGTGACTCAGCCACCACCAAGAGCGCTCTGGACCAGGTCTCCTGCTCTCTTCTCCAGTCCCGCTTGCCCCTCCTGCACAGCTGTCTCCACTCAGACCTGGACAACGTAAAGAAAGTCTCTGAGTACCTCATCAGCTGTGTTAAAAAGTGGGGAGACAG TATAATGAGTAAGAGGTGTCAGACGCTGCTGCTGCAGATCTACCTGCACTTCCCAGAGGTCATCCAACACATCCGCTTACCAGATGCCACCCTGAGTGCTGAGGGGGCAGCAGATGGCAGCACCTGCAAG CTGGATGTTCTTGTGCATCGTCTCATCGCTCTGCTAGCTGACACAGGCGACTCCAAATCAGCTGAGAGCCGTGTGTCTGATGCCAATCTGGCCTGCAGGAAACTGGCCGTATCTCACCCAGTGCTTCTACTCAG ACACCTGCCCATGATCGCTGCACTCCTGCATGGGCGCATCCATCTGAACCTGCACGAGATCAGACAGCAGACCCATCTGACCTTCTTCGGTGATGTTCTGGCTGTCCTGGAGCTGCTGCAGCCGCTGGTTTTCCACTCtgaccaccagagggcactgcAGGACTGTCTGTTGTCCTTTATCAAAGTACTGCAG AACTTCAGAAGATCATCCCGTATGCCGATCATAAACAAATTTGTgcagttcatccaaaaatacaTAACCCATGATGCAGCATCCGCTGTGCCTTTCCTTCAGAAACACTCAGATGTGCTTCA GGGACTATCCACTGAGAATCCAGACATGGTGCAGCTCAAGTCTTTGCTCGCCGGACTGACTCTGCCTGTGAAGTCTGGTTCCTCTGAGAGCTCCGCCGAGGACAGAGACG CTGAGGACTCATCCTCAGGCTCCCTCCCTTTGGTCAACATCTCAGCCTCCATGCCTCTGACTGCAGCCGACATGACTAAATGCCTGAAGAAGATCTCCAAAGGAGAAGCACTCGAGG ATGTGTTTGAAGGTTTGACTGAAGTGGATGAAAAATCCAAAAGGAATCCAGAAATCATTCAGTATTTTGTT AATGATCTTCAGAGATTGATGAGTTCACCTGAGGAAGTGTGCCGCAACATGGCGTTCAGTCTGGCCCTGCGATGCATCCAGAACGTCCCCAG TATGGCTGCTGAATTCCTGCCAACTTTCATGTACTGTCTGGGTAGCGGCAACTTTGATGTAGTGCAGACGGCTCTGAGGAACCTGCCTGAATATGTGCTGCTCTGTCAAG AACACGCTGATATTCTCCTCCATAAGGCATTTTTAGTTGGCATATACGGTCAGATTGACACCAGTTCCATGATAGCAGAATCCATGAAGGTCTTGCGCATGGAGGCAACGACGTAG